The Flavobacterium commune genome contains the following window.
GACCCTATTCCCGACCAGGAAATGGAAGTAATCCTGAGCTATCAAAACTTGGAAAACTATGTCGCCAATGGAAAAATCTATCTTTTTTACAACGAAACGCAATTCAAGGACAACAACTTTCAATTAGCTGATTTTCGAACTTATGCAGGAGAAAGAACAGTCACAGAAAACACTTTTGCCGCTATCAACGATATTGACCAATCCAATTCATATTTGGCATCCAACAATACTTATTTACCAATAAGAAAATACGAGAACACCACCACCGAAGAAGATTTAGACGCCACTCTGGCCGAAGCGCATAAAACGTTCAAAAACGTTTCCATCTTAGAATTTGACGATGCTAATCCGCAGGAAACCCGCAATGTTTTTTACACTTTCAAGACTACTCCCGAAATGCTCAAAGACACCAGCGCGACAATTACTATGCGAGGTATTTATGTCCCAAATCGTAGTTATAAAAACCACAAAGTAAAAAATCTGGAAATGGAAATTGTCACTTCCCACGACCCTAACAAAATGGGATCTAACGGAAGTTTTATGAATTATCGATTCGTTCGTTTTAAAAGAGTGAATTTCAAAACCCGTTTTCAAAACAACGGTGAAGGTCCTGCAAGAATAATTCGTCTGGAAACCGATATTCCGGATATGTTTGACAAGAAAACATTTCAAATTGAAGACATGTATCCTAAATGTCCTATTTGTCCAAAAGGCGAAATCCCAACTACTAGCTGTCTGGATACAATAATTAAGCAAAACCAAATCTTCTTTACCTTCAAAAACATTTATCTGCCGGGAAGCGAACAGAAAAATGTAAAAGAAAAAGACAGTACCAAAGGTTTTGTAAAATACTCTTTGAAATTCAACAAAGACTTTCATAAAATAAACACCCGAAGCAGAACCGCAATTATTTTCGACAAAAACGAACCTATTATAACCAATTACGCCACCACCCGATTCCTTCCCGGAATTTCTATTGGTGCTAAAGCAGGTTATAATTATTACCCAAATTTAGACAAATCCAGAAGCTATTTTGTGGGCGCGACCATTTCTCCATATAAATCCTATCGTTTGTATTGGCAAGCCGAATTAATCAATAGTGTTCATGATTTCAATTCAACCACCTCAATCACCAATGGTTTCACTACCACTGCTAACGGAGTCCGCCAAGCTACACGTACTAGCAAAACTACAAGTTATTCAAATTTTAATAATGAGGTTCCATTACTCCTTCGTTACAACATCAACAATTTCATCGGTATTGGAGCGGGTGTCCAAGCCAATATTAATGCTTCGGAAAAACAGGAACAACACACTAAAATTGAATATTTCGAATCAGAAAAACCAGATTCTCCAATTATCAAAACCGAAGAAAGCAGCAGTTCCGACAGCAAAACTTTCAGCAATTTCAAATCGGGATTATTGTTTGATTTAACGTTGGGTTTCGCCCGCATCGGCCCTAGTTTAGGCGCCCGTTATGTGATGAATTTCAAAGAGAATTTCAATTATTTTCAAGTGTATGGAATATGGAAGTTTTAAATTTATGGAACACGGATTAAACAGATTGACACAGATTTTTTTAATAATTTCTTCGTGAATCTCCGTGAAATGCTTTGCGTATCTTTGTGAAACAACTCTTTATGAAAAAACTTTTTTGCTATTTTCTTCTAGTTTCTTCCCTGATTCTTTTCGGACAAAAGCCACTTACTCAAGAAGACAAAATCTACAATGCGGTAGATACTTTTGTAGCAAATCCAACAACAGAAAATTTAAAAAACCTCAATAGTACCGAACACGCATTCTGGAAAAATCCAACGCCGAAAACTAAAAACGAACTGCTGGCAATTGTTATTTTAAATTGCAACAAAGCCTATTATGAAAACCAATTCAACAAAGTCCAGGAAGCAGTTAGCAGTTATGAAAAAGCCTGGAAAATACATCAAAAATACCGTCTCAACAATTACGACATTGTAGAATATTGCCTGAAACCTTTGGGGAATTTATACACCATTCTGGGCGATTACGACAATGCCGAAAATACCATCAAACAGTATTATTACATTTCCAATCAGGAAAAAAATCAGGATGAAAAAATAGCAGCGATACTTAATTTATCGAATGTATATCAAAACTCGGGCAGAAACCACCAAGCAATTGATTTACTTGAAAAAACAATTAAAACACAGCCCATTTCTGACATCCAAAAAGGAATTTTATTAAACAATTTAGGAAACAGTTATCTTTTAAGAGGAATAAATGATGATGAATTGAGTGCCGAAAATACTTTTATTGCAGCAATTCCATTATTAAAAAAAGATAAATCCCAACAGGAATATTTATTAAATGCCTATCTCAATTTATACAAATTCAATATTAGTAATCCTCGGAATGTAGCATTTAATTATTACGAAAAAGCAAGAACTATTTTTGAAAAGCTACCCAACAAAAACCCTAGAAGTAAAGCCCAATTTTATCTAGAGAAGATTATTTTATTACTCAATCAGAATAAATTAACCGAAGCTCAAACAGTACTTAAAACCGTTTATAAAACCTTAATTCCAAATTATCCTAGTCAAAAAGACATTCTCCCTAAAGAAAAAGACCTCTATGCAGAAACCATTTTACTTGATGCCTTAGACTTTCAAGCTGACTTATTTACAATTCAAAATCAACCCCAAAAGGCTTTAGACAGTTACGCTCTTGCTTTTCACATTGAAGATTTATTTCAAAATCTAATTGTGTATGAAAACTCAAAAATTATTACGCAAACCAGAAACCGGAAACGCATTGAAAAATGTATTAGTATTTATCAATCTTTATTTGAAAAAGAAAAAAAATCGATTTACATAGAAAAAGCATTTCAACTCGTTGAAAAAACAAAATCGATTGTATTAAAAGAGCGATTGTTCAATAATCAAAAGAGTTCAAAACAAAAAAAATCCCTTATAGAACAACTCGAAAACCAAAATACTATTATTGTTAAAGAACAACAAAAAGGGGATTTAGCTGATATCCAAAAAATCAACAAAGCCATTAAAACACAAAATGAGTTGATGTTGCAAATCAAGCAAATACAATCAAAAACCGAAAACAAATCA
Protein-coding sequences here:
- a CDS encoding PKD domain-containing protein, which produces MKPLASIFFILLSVVSFSQKKVKDTVTRRAAINYSQNANTVSYKPETPPLIPIAGAPKPSFSYLWEFGDGNYSKAAEPKHTYKNKGTYTTRLTVTNNYDNGKPPATRPKKVVINEVSDKNFDEIASVADQNGFALQKNCDPIPDQEMEVILSYQNLENYVANGKIYLFYNETQFKDNNFQLADFRTYAGERTVTENTFAAINDIDQSNSYLASNNTYLPIRKYENTTTEEDLDATLAEAHKTFKNVSILEFDDANPQETRNVFYTFKTTPEMLKDTSATITMRGIYVPNRSYKNHKVKNLEMEIVTSHDPNKMGSNGSFMNYRFVRFKRVNFKTRFQNNGEGPARIIRLETDIPDMFDKKTFQIEDMYPKCPICPKGEIPTTSCLDTIIKQNQIFFTFKNIYLPGSEQKNVKEKDSTKGFVKYSLKFNKDFHKINTRSRTAIIFDKNEPIITNYATTRFLPGISIGAKAGYNYYPNLDKSRSYFVGATISPYKSYRLYWQAELINSVHDFNSTTSITNGFTTTANGVRQATRTSKTTSYSNFNNEVPLLLRYNINNFIGIGAGVQANINASEKQEQHTKIEYFESEKPDSPIIKTEESSSSDSKTFSNFKSGLLFDLTLGFARIGPSLGARYVMNFKENFNYFQVYGIWKF
- a CDS encoding CHAT domain-containing protein, yielding MKKLFCYFLLVSSLILFGQKPLTQEDKIYNAVDTFVANPTTENLKNLNSTEHAFWKNPTPKTKNELLAIVILNCNKAYYENQFNKVQEAVSSYEKAWKIHQKYRLNNYDIVEYCLKPLGNLYTILGDYDNAENTIKQYYYISNQEKNQDEKIAAILNLSNVYQNSGRNHQAIDLLEKTIKTQPISDIQKGILLNNLGNSYLLRGINDDELSAENTFIAAIPLLKKDKSQQEYLLNAYLNLYKFNISNPRNVAFNYYEKARTIFEKLPNKNPRSKAQFYLEKIILLLNQNKLTEAQTVLKTVYKTLIPNYPSQKDILPKEKDLYAETILLDALDFQADLFTIQNQPQKALDSYALAFHIEDLFQNLIVYENSKIITQTRNRKRIEKCISIYQSLFEKEKKSIYIEKAFQLVEKTKSIVLKERLFNNQKSSKQKKSLIEQLENQNTIIVKEQQKGDLADIQKINKAIKTQNELMLQIKQIQSKTENKSNNDINLNDLYARLEKEDAIMVEYFWGTKNIFSFTIQNGKISLKSFCIGSMCGESVFTFIGFFHDASAITNLLDLFKKDAFSAYRYLQLPKKSNYKNLIIIPDGLLCLMPFEALITKESNTTNFAQMHYLLNDYNIGYQNSAQFYLSFDKLRMTNEYKTVLGIFPVFENTPYTLTYSKDELHSIQKNFKGKYLENTEATFDNFKKNAADYSILHLSTHADAGDVVSPASIKFYDQEILYSELYHLNINPDLVVLSACETGIGKLYKSEGAMSIARGFQLAGAQNLLFSLWKVNDYTTSVFMDSFYQNIKNGQSYLEANANAKRDFLKNPDISNAKKSPYYWSTFIYYGDLQTTKESISYIFYIFGILILIALLLVFNRYRK